In Planococcus sp. MB-3u-03, the DNA window TGGCGTTCGAATCCGATAATATCGTCGTTCGGGTGACCATTTTCGACCATAGCACAGTCGAAGCGAGAGGCGATTTCATCCAAATGGCCCAAACGATCGAACGTGTGCAGAAATAAAAAAAGATCCTCCTTTTGGGAGGATTTTTTTTAATAGGACAAATCTTTGATCGATAAGCCGATTTTCTTCATCAATTCAATGGCCTGCTCTTTTTCATCCGAAGATAAAGCAGCTGTCAGTTCATGAATTTTTTGCTCGTGCGCCGGGAAGATGTCTGCCATGAATGCTTCCCCTTCTTCCGTAATTTCCGCATAGGTAATGCGGCGGTCGGTCGGGCAATTGACGCGCGTGATAAACCCGCGTTTTTCCAGCTTATCGATGACATAAGTAATGGACCCGCTGGCCAGCAGGATTTTGCCACCGATTTTCTGCAGCGGCTGGCGTCCTTTATGATAGAGCAGCTCCAACACGGCAAACTCTGTCGGATTGACGCCATTCTCCTGGAAAAATTGATTGGTTTGTTCCGAAATCGCTTTATGCGCACGGGACAAAACGATAAACAGTTTCAATGACTGTTTGATGTCTTCATTCATTTTCGTTCACTCATTTCCGCTATGATTACTTCAATTATATCCCTTTGATGGCCGAATAGCACGTGCAGTCGACTTATCCGATGATGACGCGTTCTTTCGGATAATGGAATTTCGTCGGGTCTGTCTTGCCGCCGATGGTGAACAGGAAAGAAATCAAGCCGACTCGCCCGATGAACATCAGGACCATGACGATCACTTTCCCGATCGAGGATAATTCACTCGTCAGCCCGAGCGACATTCCGCACGTACCGAACGCTGACGTGATCTCAAAGAGGATTTCCACGATGGATGCATTTGGTTCAGTGATGATTAGCAG includes these proteins:
- a CDS encoding MarR family winged helix-turn-helix transcriptional regulator; translated protein: MNEDIKQSLKLFIVLSRAHKAISEQTNQFFQENGVNPTEFAVLELLYHKGRQPLQKIGGKILLASGSITYVIDKLEKRGFITRVNCPTDRRITYAEITEEGEAFMADIFPAHEQKIHELTAALSSDEKEQAIELMKKIGLSIKDLSY